A window of the Hevea brasiliensis isolate MT/VB/25A 57/8 chromosome 6, ASM3005281v1, whole genome shotgun sequence genome harbors these coding sequences:
- the LOC110643946 gene encoding probable 2-oxoglutarate-dependent dioxygenase AOP1: protein MGPLSSPLRLPVIDFSKENLRPGTSSWASTCKEVIQALEEYGCFEAVYDKVPLELHKTFFNLLEELYDLPLEIKRKNVSDIPYHGYVGNQPFTPSVYQGMGINNAATLEGTQDFTNAIWPNGNDDFCKTALHYSKLIAELEQMVMKMVFESYGVVQSHEDHQESITYLFRMMKYRVPEKDEDDVGVPIHTDKCFIAALHQNEVSGLELRTKDGQWIVFEPSSPSSFVVNAGDALMAWSNDRIHAPLHRVVMRGSKAKARYSVGIFSFHKGIIQVPEELVDEQHPLRFKPFNNFDLLRYYTTKEGQAQENTLKAYCGI from the exons ATGGGTCCTCTATCATCACCTCTCAGGCTTCCTGTCATAGATTTTTCCAAGGAAAATTTGAGGCCTGGAACAAGCTCCTGGGCCTCCACTTGCAAGGAGGTCATTCAGGCACTAGAGGAATATGGCTGCTTTGAGGCAGTGTATGATAAAGTTCCTCTTGAACTTCACAAAACCTTCTTTAATTTATTGGAAGAACTGTATGATCTTCCCCTTGAGatcaaaaggaaaaatgtttcagATATACCCTATCATGGGTATGTTGGAAACCAACCCTTTACTCCATCTGTCTATCAAGGAATGGGCATCAATAATGCTGCAACCCTGGAAGGAACTCAAGACTTCACAAATGCCATTTGGCCTAATGGAAATGATGATTTCTG CAAAACTGCGCTCCATTACTCAAAATTGATAGCAGAATTAGAGCAAATGGTGATGAAAATGGTGTTTGAAAGCTATGGAGTAGTGCAGTCCCATGAGGACCATCAAGAATCGATTACTTACCTATTTCGAATGATGAAATATAGAGTACCTGAGAAGGATGAAGATGATGTTGGCGTTCCCATTCACACAGACAAATGCTTCATAGCCGCATTACATCAAAATGAAGTCAGTGGTTTGGAGTTGAGGACAAAAGATGGTCAATGGATTGTCTTTGAGCCATCTTCGCCTTCATCCTTCGTAGTTAATGCCGGCGATGCACTAATG gCATGGAGCAATGACAGAATTCATGCTCCTCTTCACCGAGTGGTGATGAGAGGAAGCAAAGCAAAAGCAAGGTACTCAGTTGGTATATTTTCCTTCCACAAAGGTATAATCCAGGTTCCAGAAGAGCTAGTTGATGAGCAGCATCCTCTACGCTTTAAGCCTTTTAATAACTTTGATCTGTTGCGTTACTACACCACCAAAGAGGGTCAGGCACAGGAGAATACTCTAAAAGCCTATTGTGGAATTTAA
- the LOC110649991 gene encoding gibberellin 3-beta-dioxygenase 1: MPSRLTDAFRAHPVHLHHKHLDFTSLQELPDSYKWTQLDDHAHYPSGGAESVPVIDLSDPNAFKKIGHACKTWGVFQVTNHGFPSTLLDNTEKASKSLFCLPIQQKLKAARSPDGVSGYGIARISSFFSKLMWSEGFTVVGSPVEHFRQLWPQDYTQFCDIIEEYQMEMQKLAARLMWLMLGSLGITKEDVKWAGPKGDFEGASGALQFNYYPACPDPDRAMGLAAHTDSTLLTILHQNSTSGLQVLREGTGWVTVPPIPGGLVINVGDLLHILSNGLYPSVLHRAVVNRTKHRLSMAYLYGPPSSVKISPLSKLVSPSQPPLYRPVTWNEYLGTKAKHFNKALSSVRVCAPLNGLVDVNDHSNRVKVG; the protein is encoded by the exons ATGCCTTCAAGACTCACTGACGCCTTTAGAGCCCACCCTGTCCATCTCCATCACAAGCATCTTGACTTTACCTCTCTCCAAGAACTACCTGACTCCTACAAATGGACTCAACTCGACGACCATGCTCACTACCCTTCTGGCGGTGCCGAATCCGTTCCGGTTATCGATCTTTCTGACCCCAATGCTTTTAAAAAGATAGGCCATGCATGCAAAACCTGGGGTGTGTTTCAAGTCACAAACCATGGTTTTCCATCTACTCTTCTTGATAACACTGAGAAAGCTAGCAAGAGTCTTTTCTGTTTACCTATACAGCAAAAGCTGAAAGCAGCTAGATCACCTGATGGAGTTTCAGGCTATGGTATAGCAAGAATTTCTTCATTCTTCTCAAAGCTCATGTGGTCTGAAGGATTCACCGTAGTTGGATCACCAGTAGAGCATTTTCGCCAACTTTGGCCTCAAGATTACACTCAATTCTG TGATATAATTGAAGAATACCAGATGGAGATGCAAAAGTTGGCTGCAAGGTTGATGTGGTTAATGTTGGGCTCTCTCGGCATAACCAAAGAAGACGTCAAATGGGCTGGCCCAAAAGGCGACTTCGAAGGGGCTTCCGGTGCCTTACAATTCAATTACTACCCAGCTTGCCCAGATCCGGATCGAGCCATGGGTCTTGCTGCTCATACTGACTCAACTCTACTCACCATCCTCCACCAGAACAGTACTAGTGGGTTGCAAGTTCTAAGAGAGGGAACCGGGTGGGTCACCGTTCCTCCGATTCCTGGTGGGCTAGTAATCAATGTAGGAGACCTTCTTCACATCTTATCAAATGGGTTGTACCCGAGTGTTCTCCACCGAGCAGTGGTTAACCGGACCAAACACCGGTTGTCCATGGCTTATCTCTACGGGCCGCCATCAAGTGTTAAAATTTCACCCTTATCAAAACTAGTAAGCCCAAGTCAACCACCTCTGTACCGGCCAGTCACTTGGAATGAGTACCTTGGCACTAAAGCTAAGCACTTCAACAAAGCACTATCTTCTGTTAGGGTATGTGCTCCTCTAAATGGGTTAGTTGATGTAAATGACCATAGTAATAGGGTAAAAGTAGGGTAG